In one window of Bifidobacterium sp. WK041_4_12 DNA:
- the manA gene encoding mannose-6-phosphate isomerase, class I, whose translation MPLYRIEAVPKHYAWGSRTRLQTMFHLHSGGQRDERLAEMWFSGHPQSPSPLALPTGEKHDLLSEIHADPVAMVGEQASQEFGPVMPYLFKIIAAEIPLSLQVHPVDFEARAGFNRENDLGIALDASERSFKDSLAKNEMLVALEPFSASVGFAALNEQLRLLRAVDHPVARSMVHALTARTFHVGQPPQEYAASDVMMPMSSIAWPDSRRRIFRAFHVAITAPPVKAGSLEVALRQALDGLPELGKTRAEAALHNAIEAAQAFETDASVLCLLMMNPVELAEGESVYIPAGLPHAYIHGTAAEIMTNSDNVLRAGMTVKHKDIANLLHSLNCQPATPIDPSSSAFAALAIQDLITYRPKISEYMLAYGRVDSASGAWPITGRLIQRYGELMQKYGPQRLQLPSSGPRVLLCTEGSLLCTTDRQRVKLTQGEAVFIPAEDGHVDIGVDTSETVNTAGAGAAGSSAEVSVASHGSYLFASTPF comes from the coding sequence GTGCCGTTGTATCGAATCGAAGCCGTTCCCAAGCATTATGCCTGGGGTTCCAGAACTCGTCTGCAGACGATGTTTCATCTGCACTCAGGCGGGCAAAGGGATGAAAGACTTGCAGAAATGTGGTTCAGCGGTCATCCGCAATCGCCGTCACCTCTGGCCTTGCCAACAGGCGAGAAGCATGATCTGCTCAGTGAGATTCACGCCGATCCGGTTGCGATGGTGGGGGAGCAGGCATCGCAGGAGTTTGGCCCGGTCATGCCCTATCTGTTCAAGATCATTGCCGCCGAGATTCCTCTGTCGCTTCAGGTTCACCCAGTGGATTTTGAGGCTCGGGCTGGGTTCAACCGTGAGAATGATTTGGGTATCGCCCTTGATGCGTCTGAGCGCTCGTTCAAGGATTCGCTGGCTAAGAACGAAATGCTGGTGGCGCTTGAACCATTTTCGGCTTCAGTGGGCTTTGCAGCGCTGAACGAGCAGCTGCGACTCTTGCGGGCAGTCGATCATCCGGTCGCCCGGAGCATGGTTCATGCGCTGACGGCGCGGACTTTTCACGTCGGCCAACCCCCACAGGAATATGCCGCCTCCGATGTGATGATGCCCATGTCTTCGATTGCCTGGCCAGATTCCCGCAGACGCATTTTTCGTGCCTTTCACGTTGCCATCACAGCGCCCCCGGTCAAGGCAGGCTCTCTTGAGGTGGCGCTGCGCCAAGCACTTGACGGTCTTCCTGAATTGGGAAAGACAAGGGCGGAGGCGGCATTGCATAACGCCATCGAGGCGGCCCAGGCTTTCGAAACGGACGCTTCGGTACTGTGTCTGTTGATGATGAATCCGGTTGAGCTGGCGGAAGGCGAGTCGGTATACATTCCTGCAGGATTGCCGCACGCATACATTCACGGCACGGCTGCCGAGATCATGACCAACTCCGATAATGTGTTGAGAGCTGGGATGACGGTGAAGCATAAGGACATCGCGAATCTTCTGCACAGTCTGAACTGTCAGCCCGCGACGCCCATCGACCCTTCAAGTTCGGCATTCGCGGCCCTGGCCATTCAGGATCTGATCACCTACCGTCCGAAGATTTCTGAATACATGCTTGCCTATGGACGCGTTGACAGTGCTTCTGGAGCGTGGCCCATCACGGGCAGGCTTATTCAGCGCTACGGTGAGCTGATGCAGAAATATGGCCCGCAGCGGCTGCAACTGCCTTCGAGTGGGCCTCGCGTGCTGCTCTGCACGGAAGGCTCGCTGCTGTGCACGACGGATCGTCAGCGTGTAAAGCTTACGCAAGGCGAGGCCGTGTTCATTCCGGCCGAGGACGGCCACGTTGACATTGGCGTGGATACCAGTGAGACGGTGAACACTGCTGGGGCGGGCGCTGCTGGGTCGAGCGCTGAGGTGTCTGTGGCCTCACATGGTTCGTATCTCTTCGCCTCGACCCCATTCTGA
- the serC gene encoding phosphoserine transaminase: MTNNLTIPEKLLPEDGRFGSGPSKIRHDQMTELSGEWKTLLGTSHRQAPVKHIVSSIKDGLSELFNLPDGYEIALGNGGSTAFWDMACACLINRKAAFGVYGSFTKKFADCAANAPFLEEPVIYESPVGTYTLPKPTEGVDAYCWAHNETSTGVNAPVRRIEGLQTAPEGLPESALTIVDGTSAAGAIEIDISQTDVYYFSPQKAFGSEGGIWFAMLSPAAIERASQIEEAAKLDGATRWVPSFLSLTKALNNSRKDQTLNTPSIGNFILMNNQIQWLNDNGGLAWSTARCSKSASLVYDWAERVPYVQPFVKDAESRSHSVATIDVDDMINVDQIIGILRQNGIVDVSGYRGLHRNQLRIGVFPSVEPRDVEALLNCVDYVVAHM; the protein is encoded by the coding sequence ATGACCAATAACTTGACGATTCCTGAGAAACTTCTGCCAGAAGATGGCCGTTTCGGCTCCGGGCCTAGCAAAATCCGCCACGATCAGATGACCGAGCTGTCCGGCGAGTGGAAGACCCTTCTTGGTACCTCCCATCGTCAGGCACCCGTGAAGCATATCGTCTCCTCAATCAAGGATGGGCTTTCGGAGCTTTTCAATCTTCCCGACGGCTATGAGATCGCGCTTGGCAATGGCGGTTCGACAGCGTTCTGGGATATGGCATGCGCATGTTTGATCAATCGCAAGGCGGCATTTGGCGTCTACGGCTCGTTCACGAAAAAATTCGCAGACTGCGCGGCCAATGCTCCATTTCTCGAAGAGCCGGTGATATACGAGTCGCCCGTAGGCACCTATACTTTGCCGAAACCCACAGAAGGCGTCGATGCCTACTGCTGGGCGCATAATGAAACATCCACCGGAGTCAACGCACCCGTCAGGCGCATCGAGGGCTTGCAGACCGCACCCGAGGGTCTTCCAGAGTCTGCGCTGACCATAGTGGATGGCACCAGCGCCGCCGGTGCAATCGAAATCGATATTTCACAGACCGACGTGTATTACTTCTCACCTCAGAAGGCTTTCGGCTCAGAAGGCGGCATTTGGTTCGCGATGCTGTCGCCTGCGGCCATTGAACGAGCCAGCCAAATCGAAGAGGCGGCAAAGCTCGACGGTGCCACGCGCTGGGTGCCTTCATTCCTCTCGCTGACGAAGGCCTTGAACAATTCCCGCAAGGATCAGACACTGAACACGCCCTCCATCGGTAACTTCATCCTGATGAACAACCAGATTCAATGGCTTAACGACAACGGCGGTCTGGCATGGTCAACTGCACGATGCAGCAAGTCGGCATCCCTCGTCTACGATTGGGCAGAAAGAGTCCCCTACGTGCAGCCTTTTGTGAAGGATGCCGAATCTCGTTCCCACTCTGTGGCGACCATCGACGTTGACGACATGATTAACGTCGACCAGATAATCGGCATACTGCGTCAGAATGGCATCGTTGACGTTTCCGGATACCGAGGTCTGCACAGAAACCAGCTCCGCATCGGCGTATTCCCATCTGTTGAACCTCGCGACGTCGAGGCCTTGCTCAACTGCGTAGATTACGTCGTTGCCCACATGTGA
- a CDS encoding CHAP domain-containing protein: MRHASHGKASSEVLRNVKTYGARHCAAHSAAHRVSRKAHGSHSSRAFAQSHSSAVQLIPALASGTSLNLSQIELAVTTRLNQMSPVTRRSFREAARRKTRKSQMMAGTALAALFGTAATAMVVLGPNEQTLVAHASQTSSSQTIAGSAKGTSQEDVSRSESRAALNKEAVSTNGGAGSWSMSDDTVDVSQLSRSKAQNSTVANLMDADASAVPAGFNADHATGDSGNAYEFSQCTWWAYTRRHQLGLPVGSHFGNAYQWAASARALGYWVDNTPRHVGDIIVFGQGQEDSSSAYGHVAIVEKINADGSIVTSESGEVMAGKTYSRTLTNVNNFQYIHY; encoded by the coding sequence ATGAGACATGCTTCGCATGGCAAAGCCTCGTCCGAAGTTTTACGCAATGTAAAAACTTACGGTGCGAGACACTGTGCCGCTCATAGCGCAGCGCATCGTGTCAGCCGCAAGGCGCATGGGTCTCATTCCTCCAGAGCCTTCGCACAAAGCCATTCTTCGGCAGTGCAGCTCATTCCAGCGCTTGCTTCCGGTACTTCACTCAATCTTTCACAAATCGAACTGGCAGTAACCACACGCCTCAATCAGATGTCACCCGTCACCCGACGATCCTTCAGAGAAGCCGCTCGACGCAAGACACGAAAGTCCCAAATGATGGCGGGAACGGCACTCGCGGCCTTGTTCGGAACAGCCGCAACCGCAATGGTTGTGCTCGGGCCCAATGAGCAGACTTTGGTGGCGCATGCGTCACAGACCTCAAGCTCACAAACGATTGCCGGCAGCGCAAAGGGGACATCGCAAGAGGACGTATCGCGATCCGAATCCCGCGCCGCATTGAATAAGGAAGCGGTGTCAACCAACGGTGGCGCTGGTTCATGGTCTATGAGCGATGACACGGTTGATGTCTCCCAGCTTTCTCGCTCCAAGGCTCAGAATTCGACAGTCGCCAATCTGATGGATGCCGATGCATCGGCCGTTCCTGCCGGATTCAATGCCGATCATGCAACTGGAGACAGCGGCAATGCCTATGAATTCAGCCAGTGCACCTGGTGGGCATATACGCGTCGTCATCAGCTTGGGCTGCCGGTTGGCTCGCATTTCGGCAATGCGTATCAGTGGGCTGCTTCGGCCAGGGCATTGGGCTATTGGGTTGATAACACACCGAGGCATGTGGGCGATATCATAGTCTTCGGCCAGGGTCAAGAAGATTCGTCCTCTGCGTATGGGCATGTAGCCATCGTTGAAAAAATCAATGCGGATGGATCAATCGTCACCTCGGAATCTGGCGAGGTCATGGCCGGCAAGACTTATTCCAGAACACTGACCAACGTCAATAACTTCCAATACATCCACTACTGA
- a CDS encoding C40 family peptidase, with translation MKITRKSIAIVVATASAASMLSFAAPVAGAATNTAVTSSRSFPKVNAPRKNLLAESTSTNVEKNSNWGGLESMSVPKTQSTAEKDAAAKAQQEEQERAAAAAAAAASAAQQSEAASRSAARTSTSTSTATTQQFTVTPPNAKTAAALVSYANQFIGQVPYVYGGSTTSGWDCSGFVMYVYAQFGISLPHSSGAQASAGSAVASLAQAQPGDIIANGAHAGIYIGNNMVVNALNPSAGTTTTPVSVAFTGSYSIRRLL, from the coding sequence ATGAAGATAACTAGGAAATCTATAGCAATTGTTGTGGCGACAGCTTCGGCAGCTTCTATGCTGTCATTTGCTGCGCCCGTTGCGGGGGCAGCGACCAACACAGCCGTGACTTCTTCACGTTCATTTCCCAAGGTGAATGCGCCGAGAAAAAACCTTCTTGCTGAATCAACTTCTACCAATGTGGAGAAGAACAGCAATTGGGGCGGCTTGGAATCAATGAGTGTTCCCAAGACCCAGTCCACAGCAGAGAAAGATGCTGCTGCAAAGGCTCAGCAAGAGGAACAGGAACGGGCAGCAGCTGCTGCTGCCGCCGCTGCGTCTGCTGCTCAGCAGTCAGAGGCTGCAAGTCGTAGCGCCGCTCGTACATCTACAAGTACTTCGACTGCCACGACTCAGCAGTTCACCGTAACCCCTCCGAATGCCAAGACTGCCGCTGCATTGGTGTCATACGCCAATCAGTTCATCGGCCAGGTTCCTTATGTATACGGTGGTTCGACCACCAGTGGTTGGGATTGCTCCGGCTTCGTCATGTATGTGTATGCTCAATTCGGTATCAGCCTTCCTCATAGCTCTGGTGCACAGGCGAGCGCAGGAAGCGCGGTTGCAAGCCTTGCCCAGGCTCAGCCAGGCGACATCATCGCCAACGGTGCCCACGCCGGCATCTATATCGGCAACAACATGGTAGTAAACGCATTAAATCCAAGCGCAGGAACGACCACCACTCCCGTGAGCGTCGCCTTCACCGGCTCCTACTCAATTCGCCGACTCCTTTAG
- a CDS encoding universal stress protein gives MVNDKAILVGVDGSDASYKATWWAANYAKHAGLTLQIVCAYSLPSYAAVSFDATYTALGDDNAAHSDAQEILSRAKAIADEQGVEAATLIVTGDPASVFVELSRNYNLIVIGNRGKGGLAERLLGTTSSSLPAYAYCPIVVVPYTDDDGNLMHLNNTIAKIAVGSDESKWGLKALEIAAGFANGWGAELNVLSAVPNIDGLTGSDSPEERGVMESYMEDLDARIKPLQVLYPNLRIYKSIVPGSAVNALTKASHNYDVVVVGSRGRGGFTGLLLGSTSQGLLQHAVSPVYVVPRKYVEATESGDKNKQSAANMTAMSLDQISGVESVDVEKAKPEQIRDIEEHIDPLYKD, from the coding sequence ATGGTTAACGACAAGGCAATACTCGTCGGAGTTGACGGGTCAGATGCAAGCTATAAAGCCACTTGGTGGGCCGCAAACTACGCCAAGCATGCAGGTTTGACGTTACAGATCGTATGCGCATACTCACTTCCCAGCTATGCTGCCGTTTCGTTCGATGCAACGTACACAGCGCTCGGTGATGACAACGCAGCCCATTCAGATGCACAGGAGATTCTTTCACGGGCGAAAGCAATCGCCGATGAACAGGGAGTCGAAGCAGCCACTTTGATCGTCACTGGCGACCCTGCTTCCGTATTCGTTGAACTCTCTCGAAACTACAACCTGATTGTTATCGGCAACAGAGGTAAGGGTGGTTTGGCGGAGAGGCTTTTGGGCACAACGAGCTCAAGTCTTCCTGCATACGCATACTGCCCGATTGTCGTGGTTCCTTACACCGATGATGACGGAAATCTGATGCATTTGAACAACACGATTGCGAAGATCGCTGTTGGTTCGGATGAATCAAAGTGGGGACTCAAAGCTTTGGAAATCGCTGCAGGGTTCGCCAATGGCTGGGGAGCTGAACTGAACGTGCTCTCTGCCGTACCAAACATTGATGGACTCACCGGATCTGATTCACCCGAAGAGCGTGGAGTCATGGAATCGTATATGGAAGATTTGGATGCGCGCATCAAGCCATTGCAGGTGCTCTATCCGAACCTCCGCATCTACAAGTCAATCGTTCCCGGTTCCGCAGTCAACGCGCTTACCAAGGCAAGCCACAACTACGACGTGGTAGTGGTGGGTTCTCGTGGCCGTGGCGGATTCACTGGCCTGTTGCTAGGCTCCACAAGCCAGGGCCTGCTTCAGCATGCCGTATCACCTGTATACGTGGTTCCTCGCAAATATGTTGAGGCTACCGAATCCGGCGATAAGAACAAGCAGAGCGCCGCCAACATGACGGCGATGTCACTTGATCAGATAAGCGGTGTCGAAAGCGTTGACGTCGAGAAGGCGAAGCCAGAGCAGATTCGCGATATCGAGGAGCATATCGATCCTTTGTACAAGGACTGA
- a CDS encoding OsmC family protein, whose protein sequence is MGKRLWVERNKDGSWDAFSEDGAHAKFGKGKGLFSPGDLLKISLAACGALSSSFAVESALGEGKGAHIVVDGTYDDDDDAFLSFDEQLTVDATDADLSDEDAAKLKERIIRHIDKSCTVKHSLEREEPVRLNVTVRH, encoded by the coding sequence ATGGGAAAAAGACTATGGGTGGAACGCAACAAGGACGGTTCTTGGGACGCTTTCTCTGAAGACGGCGCTCATGCCAAGTTTGGCAAAGGCAAGGGCCTCTTCTCTCCAGGTGACCTGCTGAAGATTTCTCTGGCAGCCTGTGGAGCGCTATCGAGCAGTTTCGCGGTCGAAAGCGCGCTTGGCGAGGGCAAGGGCGCTCACATCGTGGTTGACGGCACATATGATGACGACGATGACGCATTCCTCTCCTTTGACGAGCAGCTCACCGTCGACGCAACCGATGCGGACCTAAGCGATGAAGATGCAGCTAAGTTGAAGGAACGCATCATCCGCCACATTGACAAGTCCTGCACCGTCAAGCACAGCCTGGAACGAGAAGAACCGGTTCGATTGAACGTTACGGTTCGTCACTGA
- a CDS encoding thymidylate synthase, producing MALSQSQLDDIRTRIPRPNSTDIPTPYEDLLRKILEEGALKSDRTGTGTISLFGQQMRFDIHDSFPLLTTKRVFFRGLAMELLWFLKGSSNVHWLQEHNVHIWDEWADPQTGELGPVYGVQWRSWPAPTADNPNRTIDQISNVLKLIRTQPDSRRMIVSAWNPAEVEKMALPPCHALFQFYVAQGRLSCQLYQRSCDMFLGVPFNIASYALLTRMIAQQTGLEPGEFVWTGGDCHIYDNHIPQVLEQLSREPYPYPQLELDKAPSLFAYEYENFHILNYQHHATIKAPIAV from the coding sequence ATGGCCTTATCGCAATCGCAACTTGATGACATTCGAACACGCATACCGCGCCCAAACTCGACAGACATCCCCACTCCCTATGAGGATTTGCTGAGGAAGATACTGGAAGAGGGAGCTCTGAAATCGGATCGCACCGGAACTGGCACGATTTCGCTGTTCGGTCAGCAGATGCGCTTCGATATTCATGATTCATTCCCTCTGCTGACCACGAAGCGCGTGTTCTTCCGTGGGCTTGCGATGGAGCTGCTCTGGTTTTTGAAAGGTTCCAGCAATGTGCACTGGCTTCAGGAGCATAACGTTCACATCTGGGACGAGTGGGCAGATCCGCAGACAGGGGAGTTGGGACCGGTTTATGGCGTCCAGTGGAGAAGCTGGCCGGCACCTACCGCAGATAATCCAAATCGAACCATCGATCAGATATCAAACGTGCTGAAGCTGATTCGCACCCAGCCTGATTCGCGACGCATGATCGTGAGTGCCTGGAATCCGGCCGAAGTAGAAAAGATGGCGCTGCCCCCATGCCACGCATTGTTCCAGTTCTACGTTGCTCAGGGCCGTTTAAGCTGCCAGCTATATCAGCGCTCCTGCGACATGTTCCTCGGCGTACCCTTCAACATCGCCTCGTACGCTTTGCTGACCCGCATGATTGCACAGCAGACAGGTCTCGAACCAGGGGAATTCGTATGGACCGGAGGAGACTGCCACATCTATGACAACCACATTCCTCAGGTTTTGGAACAGCTTTCGCGCGAACCATACCCTTACCCTCAGTTGGAGCTCGACAAGGCACCGTCACTGTTTGCATATGAGTACGAGAATTTCCATATTCTCAACTATCAGCACCACGCAACGATCAAGGCACCGATTGCGGTCTGA
- a CDS encoding dihydrofolate reductase produces the protein MEHESSSHNGYHEPKPGRAGRYDHEDDWNDPEESRNDHHDGRVSVNLIWAQATSKNGRQAAIGFQGGMPWHLSEDLKRFKELTVSHPVIMGRRTWESLGERHRPLKNRDNIVVSRNVHYHAEGATVVEDIDAALTIANQESIPDDGIDRSEIWVIGGSQLFQAALPHADKAYVTEIRAEVEADTFAPDILQLVDAGLWRLDNETPWIQPHDVTNEISDFRFVQYERVH, from the coding sequence ATGGAGCACGAGAGTAGTAGCCATAACGGCTATCACGAACCCAAGCCCGGAAGAGCCGGGCGATATGATCACGAAGACGACTGGAACGATCCAGAAGAGTCCCGTAACGATCATCATGATGGCCGAGTCTCGGTCAATCTGATTTGGGCACAGGCAACGAGCAAGAATGGTCGGCAGGCTGCCATCGGCTTTCAAGGTGGCATGCCGTGGCATCTTTCTGAGGATTTGAAGCGTTTCAAGGAACTTACCGTTTCCCATCCGGTCATCATGGGCAGAAGGACGTGGGAATCGCTTGGTGAGCGACACCGCCCTCTGAAGAACAGGGATAACATCGTAGTTTCCAGAAATGTTCATTATCATGCCGAGGGAGCAACGGTCGTTGAAGACATTGATGCGGCGCTGACGATAGCAAACCAGGAGTCTATTCCTGATGACGGCATTGATCGCAGTGAAATATGGGTTATCGGCGGTTCTCAGCTTTTCCAGGCGGCGTTGCCTCATGCAGACAAGGCCTATGTAACCGAGATACGCGCCGAGGTGGAGGCAGACACATTCGCACCGGATATTCTGCAGCTTGTCGATGCCGGTCTGTGGCGATTGGACAATGAAACCCCATGGATTCAGCCTCACGATGTGACGAACGAGATATCAGACTTTCGTTTTGTGCAATACGAGCGAGTGCACTGA
- a CDS encoding low molecular weight protein-tyrosine-phosphatase, whose translation MTAEQHPYTVMTVCTGNICRSPMAEIILRHFFEERGLDASQVRVESSGVSDEEYGNPIDRRAQRVLKERGYEIPREHFAHRITHEEIEESDLLLPMTAAHRRALLRLLPENKRAEVHLYRSFDPSLPTPARGHDDELDLVDPWYGGPHEFEVAIDQIEEVAPYIVAWVASKLQ comes from the coding sequence ATGACCGCAGAGCAACATCCCTATACGGTAATGACAGTGTGCACGGGCAATATCTGCCGTTCCCCCATGGCTGAGATCATTCTGAGGCATTTCTTCGAAGAGCGTGGCCTGGATGCTTCTCAGGTGCGTGTGGAATCCAGTGGCGTCAGCGACGAGGAATACGGTAACCCGATTGACAGGCGCGCTCAGCGTGTGCTGAAGGAAAGAGGGTATGAGATTCCGCGCGAGCACTTCGCTCATCGCATCACGCACGAAGAAATCGAAGAGTCGGATCTGCTGCTGCCGATGACCGCTGCCCACAGGCGTGCCTTGCTGCGTCTCTTACCGGAGAACAAACGCGCTGAGGTGCATCTCTATCGCAGCTTCGACCCCAGTCTTCCAACACCTGCTCGCGGACATGATGATGAACTTGATCTTGTCGACCCTTGGTATGGGGGTCCTCACGAATTTGAAGTCGCCATCGACCAGATCGAAGAGGTCGCGCCATACATCGTCGCATGGGTCGCCAGCAAGCTGCAATAG
- a CDS encoding winged helix-turn-helix transcriptional regulator yields MAHGEASVSYVRTASIACDGFLAAIDIIDRRWSSLVIQAIAKGCRTFSQISCYSNKINDSSLSKRLKELEEQGIVKRTIVDTRPPRAMYHLTQSGLELVPILDALTEWGNRNLLDQSDSSGNADS; encoded by the coding sequence ATGGCGCATGGTGAGGCTTCAGTCTCGTATGTCAGGACTGCGTCGATTGCTTGCGATGGGTTTCTCGCAGCCATTGACATCATCGACCGACGGTGGAGCAGTCTCGTGATACAGGCAATAGCCAAGGGATGCCGAACGTTCTCGCAGATATCCTGCTATTCAAACAAGATCAACGATTCCTCATTGTCGAAAAGACTTAAGGAACTCGAAGAGCAGGGGATAGTGAAGCGAACGATTGTGGACACCAGACCACCCAGAGCCATGTATCACCTTACGCAATCAGGATTGGAACTGGTTCCCATCCTCGATGCGCTCACGGAATGGGGCAATCGGAATCTGCTTGATCAGTCAGATTCCAGCGGCAACGCAGATTCGTGA
- a CDS encoding thiamine pyrophosphate-dependent enzyme produces MSSVTAGQALAKVLERWGVDHVYGIPADSINNVVEGLWKEREGIRFIQVRHEEAGALAAAADAKLNGTIGVAFASAGPGSVHMLNGLYDAKMDNVPVLALVGQVTTRFQNTHFFQELSEIPMFADVAVYNRQVSNAEQIPAVIEDAIKAAYTKRGVAVVILPEDLTGTTIEYSETRTPVTSRAQVSYMLDQHELDRASEAIFKAERPVLWIGQGMKGKGESVMKFAEHFHMPVISTAPGTGVVPQLWPNYMGTRGRLGDKPAFEASQLADLILFAGTNYPFGRFMPRDKTIIQVNTNPSDIGNQLEASIAFVADGAQVLDELVKRSGNDVAQVSLKAQSFEKAAQLNRQNWLRWLDKLADDDSHGLAAESVIREIGRNASDRAIFSLDVGNNTAWSLRQLPFEQDQRFTMSPWYGTMGYAVPAGLSAAVSHPDRDVWTISGDGGFAMVNQEILTEVRYKLPVVNVVLENKAFGFIRHEQIKGKLGLYGTDLEGADWAGMARSFGAIGLTATDNASLKAAFVKIREYKDAGDARPIVLDAKLPYIDPIDTSFIPLDEKKFGVGAADGFRKLYNLDDEPSLAEIMDDEA; encoded by the coding sequence ATGTCATCAGTTACTGCGGGGCAGGCTCTTGCCAAAGTGCTCGAACGATGGGGCGTTGATCATGTCTACGGCATTCCTGCCGATTCGATCAACAACGTGGTGGAAGGCCTGTGGAAGGAACGTGAGGGGATACGTTTTATCCAGGTTCGCCACGAGGAGGCCGGAGCTCTGGCCGCTGCCGCCGATGCCAAGCTCAATGGCACGATTGGTGTGGCATTCGCCTCGGCAGGTCCCGGTTCCGTGCACATGCTCAACGGGCTGTACGATGCCAAGATGGACAATGTTCCTGTGCTGGCCTTGGTAGGGCAGGTGACCACGCGATTCCAGAACACTCATTTCTTCCAGGAACTCAGCGAGATCCCCATGTTTGCAGATGTGGCCGTATATAACAGGCAGGTTTCCAATGCTGAGCAGATTCCAGCGGTGATCGAAGATGCGATCAAGGCGGCCTATACCAAGCGTGGGGTTGCCGTGGTGATACTCCCCGAAGACCTTACCGGCACGACGATTGAATATTCAGAAACCAGAACCCCTGTGACTTCGCGTGCGCAAGTGAGCTACATGCTGGATCAGCACGAGCTTGACAGGGCATCGGAGGCAATATTCAAGGCCGAAAGGCCGGTGCTGTGGATAGGGCAGGGCATGAAAGGCAAAGGCGAGTCGGTGATGAAGTTCGCCGAACACTTCCATATGCCCGTCATCTCCACTGCGCCCGGGACTGGCGTTGTTCCACAACTGTGGCCGAATTATATGGGAACGCGAGGGCGACTCGGTGACAAGCCCGCCTTCGAAGCTTCGCAGCTCGCAGACCTGATACTGTTTGCCGGCACCAACTATCCTTTTGGAAGGTTCATGCCTCGTGACAAGACCATCATTCAGGTAAATACCAATCCTTCTGATATCGGCAATCAGCTCGAAGCCAGCATCGCCTTCGTCGCTGACGGCGCTCAGGTGCTTGATGAGCTGGTGAAGCGTTCTGGCAATGATGTGGCGCAGGTGTCGCTTAAGGCACAGTCCTTCGAAAAGGCTGCTCAATTGAATCGTCAGAATTGGCTCCGATGGCTTGACAAGCTTGCGGACGATGATTCCCATGGTTTGGCGGCGGAGTCAGTGATTCGAGAAATCGGGCGCAATGCCTCTGATAGAGCCATTTTTAGTCTTGACGTTGGCAATAACACGGCATGGTCGTTGCGGCAGCTTCCCTTTGAGCAAGATCAACGCTTCACGATGTCGCCGTGGTACGGGACTATGGGCTACGCCGTTCCTGCGGGTCTGTCTGCTGCCGTATCGCATCCTGACCGAGACGTGTGGACCATATCAGGGGATGGTGGGTTTGCCATGGTCAATCAGGAAATCCTGACCGAGGTTCGATACAAGCTTCCTGTGGTCAACGTGGTGCTTGAAAACAAGGCGTTCGGCTTCATCAGGCACGAGCAGATCAAGGGAAAGTTGGGCTTGTATGGAACCGATCTCGAAGGCGCAGACTGGGCTGGGATGGCGCGCAGCTTCGGAGCAATCGGCCTGACTGCCACCGACAATGCTTCGCTCAAGGCGGCATTCGTCAAGATACGTGAGTATAAGGATGCTGGTGATGCACGGCCTATTGTGCTTGATGCCAAACTTCCCTATATCGATCCGATAGATACGTCGTTCATTCCCCTTGATGAGAAGAAGTTCGGGGTCGGGGCGGCTGATGGGTTCCGCAAGCTGTACAACTTGGACGATGAGCCGTCACTTGCCGAGATTATGGATGACGAAGCCTGA
- a CDS encoding gluconokinase has protein sequence MSEKQDAPSRPIHIVVMGVSGCGKSAVSKALRDRLGLTMAEGDDFHSQASIDTMSRGIPLTDADRLPWLELINRWMLHRDALGESTVVSCSALKRSYRNILRKGVPVFFIHLVGSQKLIQQRVNARKGHFMPATLLPSQFADLEPLQPDEPGIEVSVQGTREAMIQRSIDAVRTHAQFEESSSS, from the coding sequence ATGAGCGAAAAACAAGATGCCCCCAGTAGACCCATCCACATTGTTGTCATGGGTGTATCCGGTTGCGGAAAATCTGCGGTTTCCAAAGCACTGCGCGACCGGCTTGGGCTGACGATGGCCGAGGGTGACGACTTTCATTCACAGGCCAGCATCGACACAATGTCTCGAGGCATTCCCCTCACCGATGCCGACCGGCTCCCTTGGCTTGAACTGATCAATCGATGGATGCTTCATCGCGATGCCCTGGGCGAGTCCACCGTGGTATCGTGTTCCGCGCTGAAACGCTCGTATCGAAACATACTGCGCAAGGGTGTGCCTGTGTTCTTCATCCACCTTGTCGGATCGCAGAAGCTAATTCAGCAGCGTGTTAACGCCCGGAAGGGACATTTCATGCCTGCCACGCTGCTCCCCAGTCAATTCGCAGACCTGGAGCCTCTGCAACCGGATGAACCGGGCATCGAAGTTTCAGTCCAGGGAACACGGGAAGCAATGATCCAGCGTTCAATCGATGCTGTCAGAACCCATGCGCAATTCGAGGAATCATCAAGCTCTTGA